Proteins encoded together in one Glandiceps talaboti chromosome 11, keGlaTala1.1, whole genome shotgun sequence window:
- the LOC144442488 gene encoding uncharacterized protein LOC144442488, giving the protein MTGSRATNLPPGRWRGYFVDNRNFGHDHGSGSRWPIDVYMRFSSNGKEFSAEGTDEIGSFKFEYGTVSDECFCQFVKTYLTHTVTYQGLIYGHRVTGMWWLTDHPWISGSFAMWPCEDTLETMLAALE; this is encoded by the exons ATGACTGGTTCTCGAGCCACAAATCTCCCACCAG GGAGATGGCGTGGTTACTTTGTAGACAATCGTAATTTTGGACATGACCATGGATCTGGCAGCCGATGGCCAATTGATGTATATATGAGATTTTCATCTAATGGTAAAGAATTCTCTGCAGAAGGCACTGATGAAATAGGatcatttaaatttgaatatggCACTGTGTCTG ATGAATGTTTTTGTCAGTTCGTAAAAACCTACCTTACCCATACAGTGACGTATCAAGGTCTCATTTATGGACACCGTGTGACAGGTATGTGGTGGCTTACGGATCATCCATGGATTTCTGGTTCATTTGCCATGTGGCCATGTGAAGATACACTGGAAACTATGCTGGCTGCTCTGGAATAA
- the LOC144442773 gene encoding salivary C-type lectin 1-like has product MGKIEKKIVPWSLEIPLEHKEDENKRSDGVVFVKYIDEEGKYHNMDLRLALLFVFSLPYAFASFGFTKGVTDKICYFQPSDSDCDCRVYYFFCEQGEASRPYYDYASNFCLTHYHGLARLQSEEQHNAVVGYITKNHLDDKSCITKHGFWIGMDDRDEEGDFVWLGDTVRDGLCKPGDYSNWAPGEPNNNIKRNDPGGQDCVQLWFRKGGLWDDEYCDVRRKGAVCEERYPHCNDVPSGIEECP; this is encoded by the exons ATGGGAAAG ATCGAAAAGAAGATTGTTCCATGGTCTTTGGAGATACCCTTGGAACACAAAGAAGACGAAAATAAGAGAAGTGATGGCGTAGTCTTTGTGAAGTATATCGATGAAGAAG GAAAATACCATAATATGGATTTGAGATTAGCTCTACTGTTTGTGTTTAGCCTACCCTACGCATTTGCCAGTTTCGGTTTTACG AAAGGGGTAACTGACA AAATCTGTTATTTCCAACCGAGTGACTCTGACTGTGATTGCAGGGTATATTATTTCTTCTGTGAACAAGGGGAAGCAAGTCGCCCTTACTATGATTACGCAAGCAATTTCTGCCTTACACACTATCATGGCCTTGCAAGATTGCAAAGTGAGGAACAACACAACGCTGTCGTTGGTTACATCACAAAGAATCATTTAGATGACAAGTCATGTATTACCAAACACGGCTTCTGGATAGGTATGGATGATAGAGACGAGGAAGGTGATTTTGTGTGGCTGGGAGACACAGTTCGTGATGGACTGTGTAAGCCTGGAGACTACAGCAACTGGGCACCTGGCGAgccaaataataatattaaaagaAACGACCCAGGTGGACAAGATTGTGTTCAATTATG GTTCAGAAAAGGTGGATTATGGGATGACGAGTACTGTGACGTCAGACGAAAAGGCGCTGTGTGTGAGGAACGCT ACCCACACTGCAATGATGTACCATCAGGAATAGAGGAATGCCCATAA